The Methylocaldum marinum genome includes the window CTGTATCCTTCGCTAGCTTTCCTTTCGACGCGAGAAGGCTTCATTCCAAACAATAATCGCTCGACATCTGGGAGTTCGGATCGATATTCGTTGATGGTGTCTTGAAGTCGGCCTTGAGAGTATTCCTCAAAAATGCTGTTGAAATCCGAAGTTCCGATCAATTCGTGATTCTCAGCGCCCGCGTGCTTGGCGGCAAGTGTACAAAGCTTAACCAAGTCGCGTGGTCTCTTTCTAATCAATGACATTAGCATGCGGTAAGTTGGTATTTTTTCCCATTTCCCCTTCCCATTAAAAACGGGTTCCATTACCTTCTCTAGATGTCCCGCGAGTACCGGCTGACTTAGCTTCATCAATTCTTCCGCCGATTTACTTTTCCCGTGCAAGAACTGATCGACTCGCTTTACGAGCAATGCAAGAATTTCATGGTTAGACCATGAGTACCAAACTACCGATCCTTCTATTTTATCCGTCGATTCATCTGAGGTTCTAACGAGGTAATATACATCCGAACGCAAACTCACTCGAAATGATATCCCCTTGCTTTCAGATGCCAAGTCCCGGATCGCGTTTAGCAGTGCTGAAATCTTACGTATATCCGTTTTATTTCCTTGCCATCCTCTGTCTAGGTCATCAAGATAAACAAATATCGTTCCACTTCCTAGGAAGTCATTGATGATTGCTTTTTTTGATTGACTTAGATCGGCATAGTCTCCAGCACGAAAGGTTGACTGAAGAAAGTCAACTAATCGGCCCCCATAAGAATTGAGCTTTCCTCTCCATCCTTCATGCAGCAAACCGAAAGACACCAGTGCTTTTTGCGCGATGATTTCCGATATTCCAGCCTTCCACTCCCGTATGAGTTTCAAAAAATCAGTCTCGTTTTCGCCGATGCCTGCGATGTCGTCAGGTTTGATCAAGAGAGTCAATTTTCCCTCTTGCATCTGTTCGTACATCGCAACCTGAAATAGCGCTGATTTGCCAATACCCTTATGTCCAACAAGAATGCGTATTGGCAGGTTGTTTGCTACTTGGCTGTAGGCCTTTCCCTTGAAATAGTATGATTTGAGACGATCAATGTCTTCGTCCTCGGCAGCTTCGTGGCCGAATATTTCTGCAATATTTTCTTCGTTGAAATTCACCACCAAGTCTCCAATTGGTTTTTTGTTCTAACAATTGATTAGAGTTGTTTCAGATGCTAAACAATTGTAAATCAACAGATTTTATAGTTCCAAAGACCGGCGGAAAGTGAGAAAAAATAATCCACGAAGTAATCCAGATGATTTCTAATCCGATGCATCAAGCAGTGGAAGAACTTCATGCCACCGATGGCATGCTCAACGATGACCCGCGTGGCGGCTTGTTTTCTGTTTTGTTTCTTCTGCTCAGGCGTCAATGTCGGATTAGGGTTTTTCTTGGATTTTCTGGGTTTCTTGTGGGGTAGATATATTTGGGTACTTTGATAATCTTTGTCCGCGCCCAGAAATCCTAAGTCAAGCCATAAATTGACCTTCTCGAACCACGCTGAACCCGGCGTGAAGACGTCTTTCATGAGTGTGTAGTCATGTACGCTGCCTGCCACA containing:
- a CDS encoding P-loop ATPase, Sll1717 family, coding for MNFNEENIAEIFGHEAAEDEDIDRLKSYYFKGKAYSQVANNLPIRILVGHKGIGKSALFQVAMYEQMQEGKLTLLIKPDDIAGIGENETDFLKLIREWKAGISEIIAQKALVSFGLLHEGWRGKLNSYGGRLVDFLQSTFRAGDYADLSQSKKAIINDFLGSGTIFVYLDDLDRGWQGNKTDIRKISALLNAIRDLASESKGISFRVSLRSDVYYLVRTSDESTDKIEGSVVWYSWSNHEILALLVKRVDQFLHGKSKSAEELMKLSQPVLAGHLEKVMEPVFNGKGKWEKIPTYRMLMSLIRKRPRDLVKLCTLAAKHAGAENHELIGTSDFNSIFEEYSQGRLQDTINEYRSELPDVERLLFGMKPSRVERKASEGYSYTTADLLKKIKNIQENKKFTFYGNRPADTKDLAAFMYKINFLTARKEKGDYIDRRYFEESRYLSHKFVDFGFDWEVHPAYRWALQPDDLSDVFVTLAPSSE
- a CDS encoding transposase family protein, which codes for MAWRSLAFDPKMKLNRKSITAEKKRHTLKSLVISDFNRRILFLCCIVAGSVHDYTLMKDVFTPGSAWFEKVNLWLDLGFLGADKDYQSTQIYLPHKKPRKSKKNPNPTLTPEQKKQNRKQAATRVIVEHAIGGMKFFHCLMHRIRNHLDYFVDYFFSLSAGLWNYKIC